The Aedes aegypti strain LVP_AGWG chromosome 3, AaegL5.0 Primary Assembly, whole genome shotgun sequence genome contains a region encoding:
- the LOC110679609 gene encoding polyhomeotic-proximal chromatin protein isoform X1, with amino-acid sequence MQSLEPASCQEADYMLNDAYCKLRKSPSRQQSLLLDPSPQYPSLPSPILNDSTPLFNTSSSSSATSPLPSSSSYATLSGIHSTSPPATLLATPSSSSSVSSFLGPGGSSSSSQLLKSSLSSGVPSSGSSLSLSNHHHHHIDKRGATDSGYVSSSPSKKSKLSSSAGSLTASGSSSINSSSTGASNFSGSNNHHHQQQQQHHHHQYHHQGNSSNSNYGSAGSPQQTGAGSSGGSATTGGSSNPTGRFNIHDKLRELYLELLAEDNTETNRINLRNTSFLLDKLVLRENLNTLILNLYPGNKGYSLAFRRGTEQANDGGRNVSKSGAISSDRAGSPSMGAPVSMDINSEQLQETIRWPYEEEELLECIDREEIPLVLVDLFESKCPGLFYSGCVIAEIRDYRQSFPIFTCDTYHVLLKPTNQTLLADVNLLTAEGEWSPEEKIALESQLVLATAEPLCLDPNPEVGIMAINQQHRRHIFNTTPIRRQAKKFSQVAINRKRKTDQFTHSFGLELSDFMTKYRAKPRQYTASKRSVVSFTLPKKPSDVTPSVKVPSLDLPELAPPTEVNVEKFARKYDGPKESRDCIPQLIEEYILETDRVVSRGDTRTYHIKLSIFQRPSNSEYLGELYVDRDYRENERNGEACQFTLGTRAHAHRYIQQFTEIFTEEGRKSVKITHLVPGQVPKVLHTAGMREQSVQQQQQQQQQHQQQQQQQQQQQQQQQQQQAIQQQQAQIQQQITQIQQQLQSHPTHALITRLQATNPALVSQIASAGGNITINTTNPGALPGNQQQIQVHQQQQPQQQITQQQIITAGPSTNIITIGGATLQQQHQQPQQQQIHIQQQQQQLANPHQQQLVATSAGHQQIFTTCDTASNAVQQSTGTTITLQQQQQQQQQQHVQQIQTQQHQPQQQTLSLSNGSLLLVQPSGQISNLTTANAGTHQTTAGASGNVATGTQNIQGFTFTSAPQTATIINQGGATGTATATGNRVPLLVRLENKASQHLQQQQQQQQQQQQTQHVQSQQQNQSTATTIHTNNPEINAIALSIMNSANQFRQQQQQQQQQQQQQQQQQQQQQQQQQQIVKSNSNAAIISLLNSAPAAMTNSSVLNSGLSIPVGKTTTELHQQQQQLNQQQQQHTIHHHQVTGTTTISSSAAAALFNSVGGRKIQIQQQPGGQRILNHTNLIAVSSNPTGGSLGQAQLINIQPASAANTNDQQQQVHQQQQSQQIGQVQPSNIRVTMSALASQLASPPAILTTSNLPQSFNVVTASGNAAVQGQNFTNAGNNTTSKLIINSTNQRILNINTNNANNSSAAAAVAAALGIRRVSGATTDGSGGIQLQIQGADGIRRIATGTGNDIQLQIQGISSPGSDHSNASSSASVNVAPGGTGGANTGTAGGTGNIIFNNMSGLSALLATTSSSPQQTVATASGGVDNSTALGTSNLGSNNSSSNSNNNNSALIERLTSSSNINLTNNLPTASPGLQFTIPSPKTPQQQSQQHLQIQSPSSSISPLSSPPPTVTLHPQQQQQQPQQQQQQQIQQQHHHQPQQTTVNLQGLNFASLHGAMTSIPGLQNVQVQIPGLAQPISLSLSSAPSTGSSTAASVLNAANNAAAGGSTGHHQTTSLLVSVPVSNAGAGGNQLNTLNAAGNAGTTAGATGTATVGSAAANILGANSQTTTQTVVLANPQTSVGGSSLLSLPIGKLYGRIQRNGGSNVECHTAAQIVTSGMKGLGQQSIRAATPLTVNTGQPGQQIQLLNISQRPRSGQLPVVSSVTTPITAKQIAARVAAQQRSMSGSTLKIATPITATHHNQQLGQTLNVTTNAAPNQLVMTTKQLHLKLQQQQQQHQQQQAQQIITTANQPAATQIHIQQHQQLAQAQQQLQQQVQVQQQQQQQQQQQQQQQAQQITINNSVVSSLPLPTITPPPQLTHHQSVVNALASKHRRRSAADLNK; translated from the exons ATGCAAAGCTTGGAGCCGGCATCATGTCAAGAAGCTGAT tACATGTTGAATGATGCCTACTGTAAACTGAGGAAGTCTCCATCGAGACAGCAGTCGCTGTTGCTCGATCCGTCGCCGCAGTATCCGAGTCTACCTAGTCCGATCCTGAATGACTCCACTCCACTGTTCAATACCAGCAGCAGTAGCAGTGCAACGAGTCCGCTACCATCGTCGTCATCTTATGCGACCTTGAGCGGAATCCACTCAACCTCGCCACCAGCGACGCTCCTGGCAACACCCTCCTCCTCGTCATCAGTTTCTTCGTTCCTGGGCCCGGGTGGAAGCAGTTCATCTTCCCAGCTTCTCAAGTCCTCCCTATCGAGTGGTGTTCCATCATCGGGAAGCAGCTTATCGTTAAGCAACCATCATCACCATCACATCGATAAGAGGGGAGCAACTGATTCCGGCTACGTCAGTAGTTCCCCGTCAAAGAAATCGAAACTATCTTCCTCGGCCGGATCGTTGACAGCATCAGGGTCTTCATCAATCAATAGTTCTTCCACAGGCGCTAGTAATTTCAGCGGTAGCAACAACCACCaccatcagcagcagcagcagcaccatCATCATCAGTACCACCACCAGGGCAATAGCAGCAACAGCAATTATGGTTCGGCGGGATCCCCTCAGCAAACCGGTGCCGGGAGCTCTGGAGGTTCGGCGACGACTGGTGGAAGCTCGAACCCTACTGGCAGGTTTAACATACATGACAAACTTAGGGAATTGTATCTTGAATTACTAGCTGAGGACAATACTGAAACTAATAGG ATTAACTTAAGAAACACCTCGTTTCTGCTGGATAAACTGGTGTTGCGAGAAAACCTGAACACACTGATCCTAAATCTCTACCCCGGCAATAAAGGATATTCGTTGGCATTTAGGAGAGGAACTGAGCAAGCAAACGATGGAGGGCGAAAT GTCTCAAAAAGTGGTGCTATATCATCGGACCGTGCCGGATCACCCTCGATGGGGGCACCGGTCTCAATGGATATCAATTCGGAGCAACTGCAGGAAACCATTCGGTGGCCGTACGAAGAGGAGGAACTGCTCGAATGCATCGACCGGGAGGAAATACCCCTCGTTCTGGTCGATCTGTTCGAGAGCAAGTGCCCTGGGTTGTTCTACTCGGGTTGTGTGATTGCGGAGATTCGGGACTACCGGCAGTCGTTTCCGATCTTTACCTGTGATACGTACCACGTGCTGCTAAAACCAACCAATCAG ACTTTACTGGCCGATGTGAATCTACTGACGGCGGAAGGCGAATGGAGTCCAGAAGAGAAGATCGCTCTAGAAAGCCAATTGGTTTTGGCTACGGCGGAACCGTTATGTTTAGATCCAAACCCAGAAGTAGGAATCATGGCCATCAATCAGCAGCATCGTCGCCACATCTTCAATACTACACCGATCCGAAGGCAAGCGAAGAAGTTCTCACAAGTTGCCATAAATCGTAAGAGGAAAACGGATCAATTCACTCACAGCTTTGGATTGGAGCTGAGCGATTTCATGACAAAATACCGAGCCAAACCACGCCAGTACACGGCCAGCAAGCGAAGTGTGGTAAGCTTTACACTGCCGAAGAAGCCTTCCGACGTGACACCATCGGTGAAGGTGCCAAGTCTCGACCTACCAGAACTGGCTCCGCCAACGGAGGTAAACGTAGAGAAATTTGCTCGAAAATACGATGGTCCGAAGGAAAGTCGAGACTGCATTCCCCAGCTAATCGAGGAGTACATTCTGGAAACGGATCGTGTGGTTAGTCGAGGGGATACAAGAACTTATCACATTAAGCTATCGATTTTCCAACGACCCTCCAATTCGGAATACCTAGGTGAGCTGTATGTGGACAGAGATTATCGGGAAAACGAACGAAATGGAGAAGCGTGTCAATTTACGCTCGGTACAAGGGCACATGCACATCGCTACATACAGCAATTTACCGAAATATTCACCGAGGAAGGCAGGAAGTCGGTTAAAATCACACATCTGGTTCCAGGACAAGTCCCCAAGGTGCTTCATACTGCTGGAATGCGAGAGCAAAGTGttcaacagcaacaacaacaacagcagcagcaccaacaacaacagcaacagcagcagcagcaacagcaacaacaacaacagcagcaggcAATCCAACAGCAACAGGCTCAAATTCAACAACAAATTACACAAATTCAGCAACAACTGCAGTCACATCCTACGCATGCTCTTATCACTCGATTGCAAGCTACCAATCCAGCTTTGGTATCACAAATTGCATCGGCTGGCGGTAACATAACGATTAACACGACCAATCCGGGCGCCTTACCCGGGAATCAACAACAAATTCAAGTACATCAGCAGCAACAACCGCAACAGCAAATAACTCAGCAGCAAATCATAACTGCTGGACCTTCCACAAACATCATCACTATTGGTGGAGCGACGTTACAACAGCAGCACCAACAACCCCAGCAACAACAAATTCACatacaacagcagcagcagcaacttGCGAATCCACATCAGCAACAGCTCGTCGCCACCAGCGCTGGCCATCAGCAAATCTTTACCACCTGTGATACCGCTAGCAATGCAGTACAGCAATCCACTGGCACTACAATAACTctccaacaacaacagcagcagcagcaacaacaacacgTACAGCAAATTCAGACACAGCAACATCAACCCCAGCAACAAACGTTAAGTCTCAGCAATGGGTCGCTGCTATTGGTACAACCTTCGGGGCAGATATCAAATCTAACCACAGCCAATGCTGGTACTCATCAAACAACTGCGGGTGCTAGTGGCAATGTTGCCACAGGAACTCAAAACATTCAAGGCTTCACTTTTACCTCAGCTCCACAAACTGCCACTATCATCAATCAGGGCGGTGCCACCGGTACTGCCACAGCTACTGGAAATCGAGTCCCACTGTTGGTAAGACTCGAGAACAAAGCTTCCCAACATctgcaacagcaacaacaacagcagcagcagcaacaacaaacTCAACACGTTCAGTCGCAACAGCAAAATCAGAGCACGGCTACCACTATTCATACGAACAATCCAGAAATCAACGCTATTGCACTCAGCATCATGAACTCTGCTAATCAATTCagacaacagcagcagcaacagcaacaacagcagcagcagcaacaacaacaacagcagcaacagcaacagcagcagcaacaaatAGTCAAGTCAAACTCGAATGCTGCCATTATAAGTTTGCTGAACAGTGCTCCAGCTGCTATGACAAATTCATCTGTTCTGAACAGCGGTTTGAGTATCCCGGTGGGCAAAACCACAACTGAGTTGCatcagcagcaacaacagcttaatcagcagcaacaacagcatACGATCCATCACCATCAAGTTACTGGAACGACGACTATTTCGAGTAGTGCCGCCGCAGCACTGTTTAACAGCGTGGGTGGCCGGAAGATACAGATACAGCAACAACCGGGGGGACAACGGATACTGAACCACACGAATCTGATTGCCGTGAGCAGTAACCCTACGGGGGGAAGCCTAGGACAGGCCCAGCTGATAAACATACAACCTGCCTCTGCCGCCAATACCAACGACCAGCAACAGCAGGTTCATCAACAGCAACAATCGCAACAGATTGGCCAAGTTCAACCTTCCAATATCCGGGTTACAATGTCGGCTTTAGCGTCTCAGTTAGCATCTCCTCCTGCAATTCTCACTACTTCCAATCTTCCGCAAAGCTTTAACGTTGTAACGGCTTCCGGCAATGCTGCAGTCCAAGGCCAAAATTTTACCAATGCAGGCAACAATACTACCAGtaaattgataatcaatagtacAAATCAACGAATACTGAACATCAACACAAACAATGCGAACAATTCGAGTGCAGCGGCTGCCGTTGCTGCTGCTCTGGGAATCAGGCGAGTAAGTGGAGCTACCACCGATGGAAGTGGCGGTATTCAGCTGCAGATTCAAGGGGCGGATGGCATTCGACGCATCGCGACCGGTACCGGGAATGACATTCAACTTCAGATACAGGGTATATCATCACCGGGTAGTGATCATTCCAATGCGTCCTCCTCTGCATCGGTGAATGTTGCTCCTGGTGGTACTGGCGGTGCAAATACCGGAACAGCGGGAGGAACTGGAAACATAATATTCAACAATATGTCAGGTTTAAGTGCTTTACTAGCGACCACGTCTTCATCTCCTCAGCAAACAGTGGCCACGGCTTCTGGCGGCGTGGACAATAGCACGGCACTCGGCACCTCCAACCTAGGCAGTAACAATAGCAGTAGCaacagtaataataataattcagcATTAATTGAAAGACTGACTTCATCTAGTAATATAAACCTAACTAATAACCTCCCGACTGCGAGCCCCGGACTGCAGTTCACGATACCATCGCCGAAAACGCCCCAACAGCAATCTCAGCAACATCTGCAAATTCAGTCACCATCGTCATCGATATCACCGCTTTCTAGTCCTCCGCCAACGGTGACCCTTCATCcgcagcaacagcaacaacagccccaacagcagcagcagcagcaaatcCAGCAACAACATCACCATCAGCCCCAGCAAACGACGGTCAATCTGCAGGGACTGAACTTTGCAAGTCTGCACGGTGCGATGACGTCGATACCGGGGCTGCAAAACGTTCAG GTTCAAATCCCAGGATTAGCCCAGCCAATATCGCTGTCGCTGTCTTCAGCTCCGTCCACGGGATCATCGACAGCCGCTAGTGTCCTGAATGCGGCGAACAATGCTGCCGCTGGCGGTAGCACAGGTCACCATCAAACCACTAGCCTATTGGTGTCCGTGCCGGTGTCGAACGCCGGTGCCGGAGGAAATCAGCTGAATACCTTGAATGCCGCCGGAAACGCAGGTACGACCGCAGGCGCTACAGGAACCGCTACCGTTGGTAGTGCAGCTGCCAATATACTCGGTGCAAACTCCCAAACCACCACCCAAACAGTGGTTCTCGCCAACCCTCAAACTAGCGTTGGCGGCTCTAGTCTGCTCTCTTTGCCAATTGGTAAGTTGTACGGAAGAATTCAACGCAATGGTGGTTCTAATGTCGAGTGTCATACTGCAGCTCAAATCGTAACTTCCGGTATGAAAGGCTTAGGCCAACAAAGCATACGTGCTGCTACACCTCTGACAGTGAACACCGGTCAACCGGGTCAGCAAATTCAGTTACTGAACATCAGTCAGCGGCCACGCAGTGGGCAACTTCCGGTGGTATCATCCGTCACTACACCGATCACAGCCAAGCAAATCGCCGCACGGGTAGCAGCTCAGCAACGCAGCATGAGCGGGTCCACGCTGAAAATAGCCACACCAATTACAG CCACACATCACAACCAGCAATTGGGCCAAACGCTGAACGTGACCACAAATGCTGCCCCCAATCAACTTGTGATGACTACCAAACAACTTCATTTGAAGCTtcaacaacagcagcaacagcatcagcagcagcaagctCAACAAATTATAACCACAGCAAATCAACCCGCCGCTACACAAATCCATATCCAGCAGCATCAGCAGCTTGCCCAGGCTCAACAGCAATTGCAGCAACAAGTTCAAGTtcagcaacagcaacaacagcagcagcagcagcagcagcagcaacaggcaCAGCAAATAACGATCAACAATAGTGTCGTATCGTCGCTTCCTTTACCCACCATCACGCCGCCGCCACAGCTTACGCACCATCAAAGTGTGGTTAACGCCCTAGCTAGTAAACACCGGCGGAGATCGGCCGCCGACTTGAATAAGTAA